The sequence GACATCCGCGACGCCGTCAGCCCGGACGAGATCCTGTTCGTCGTCGACGCGATGATCGGTCAGGACGCGGTCAACACCGCGGAGGCCTTCCGCGACGGCGTCGGTTTCGACGGTGTGGTGCTCTCCAAGCTCGACGGTGACGCCCGCGGTGGTGCCGCCCTGTCGATCGCCCACGTCACGGGCAAGCAGATCATGTTCGCGTCCAACGGCGAGAAGCTGGACGAGTTCGACGCGTTCCACCCGGACCGCATGGCCTCGCGCATCCTCGACATGGGTGACCTGCTCACCCTGATCGAGCAGGCGGAGAAGACCTTCAGCCAGGAAGAGGCCGCCAAGATGGCCTCCAAGCTGGCGTCGAGCAAGGGCAAGGACTTCACGTTCGACGACTTCCTGGCGCAGATGGAGCAGGTCAGGAAGATGGGGTCCATCTCCAAGCTGCTCGGCATGCTGCCCGGCATGGGGCAGATCAAGGACCAGATCAACAACATCGACGAGCGCGACATCGACCGCATGGCCGCGATCATCAAGTCGATGACCCCGAAGGAACGCGCCGAGCCGACGATCATCAACGGCTCGCGCCGCGCCCGTATCGCCAAGGGCTCCGGCTCCGAGGTCTCCGCCGTCAAGGGCCTGGTCGAGCGGTTCTTCGAGGCCCGCAAGATGATGTCGAAGATGGCCCAGGGCGGCGGCATGCCCGGGATGCCCGGCATGCCGGGCATGGGCGGCGGCCCCGGCCGTCAGAAGAAGCAGGTCAAGCAGGCCAAGGGCAAGCGCAAGAGCGGCAACCCGATGAAGCGCAAGGCCGAGGAGCAGGCCGCGGCCGCCCGCCGCGAGGCGGCGCAGAACGGCGTTCCCGGCCTCCCGGCCGGCCAGGACGCCCAGAACTTCGAGCTGCCGGACGAGTTCAAGAAGTTCATGGGCTGACCAAGCCCACGTCATGCCGAAGGGGCGCCCACCGCACCGGTGGGCGCCCCTTCGGCATGGGTCACGTCGTGCAGACCAGGTACCGGAACACGTTGGACATCCACACCGTGCCGTCCGGGCGCCGGTGCGGGTGCAGGGCCTCGGCGAGCTCCTTCTCCACCTGCCACCGGTCCGTCGCGCGGACCGCCGCCTCGAAGAGCCGGGTCGACAGCAGGCCGCGTACGGCGCTGTCCATGTCGGCGTAACCGAACGGGCAGGCCACCCGGCCGGAGCCGTCCGGCTTCAGCCCGGCCCTGAAGGCCACGTCCTCCAGATCGTCCCGGCGCGGACCGCGCCAGCCGCCGCCCGGAGCGCGCCCGTCGTCGGCGAGCCGGCCGGCCACCCGCAGCACCGCCTCGGTGGTGCACCGCTCGGGCGGGCCCCAGCCGGTCAGGACGACCGTGGCACCCCGGTCCGCCGACGGTACGGCCGCCTCCAGCGCCCGTACCAGCTCCTCGCCGTCGCCCGCCTCGCAGCCGATCGGAGTGAAGGCGGTGATCAGGTTGTGCGGACCGCCGTCCGCCGAGGCGGCGACGGAGTCCGTGAGCAGGGGACCGGGGGCCGGTGAGGCGTGGTCCCCGGGCGCGGGCAGCAGCCGTGCGCGGGCGAGTGCGAGCCGGTCGGGATCGGTGTCCACGCCGGTGACCCGCGCTCCGCGTCCCGCGGCCATCAGCAGGGCGAGACCGGAGCCGCAGCCGAGTGCGAGCATCCGCGTGGTGGGCCCCACCTCCAGCCGCGTGTACACCGCTTCGTACAGCGGTGCCAGCATCCGTTCCTGGATCTCGGCCCAGTCACGGGCCCGGGAGGCGCCGTCCGCGGGGGCGGACGGCTCGGTGCGCCGGTGGTGCCGAACGAGCGTTGGTGTCATGGAATGCGCCCCAATCCGCCGAGATTGCCGGTTCTGCCGATCGGTCGTGCCCGAGTGGACGGTTCCTCCCGCCCTGGTACCGCGCTTCCCCCGTATGCCAGGGAACTGCGCATCGGGCGCCGCGTCCAGAGGTCTGCGGGGCGTGGTTGTCCGCGCTGCCGTCCGGCGCACGACGGCACCGGCGCACCCGGACGGCGTGGACGCCCCGGGGGGTCCGTCTCGTCCTCTGCCGTCCCAGTCTGACCCGACACGCCGGGACGGGCACGTCGAGCACGTCAGGGCGGTGCGGGTACCCTGCGTGGCGCTGCTGCCGGGTCCGCCCGGGCGTGCCGGGGGCGCGTACGGCGGCTACGCGCGCAGGCGTACGCGCCGCTACGTACCGGCTTGGTGCGAGCTGTGAGGCTTCTCCGCAGATCAGCGCACCCGCCCTCGTCAGGACGCATGAAGGTCAACTGACTGGTACGTGCAAAATATTTGGGATGGCCCGGAATCGGAACACCGAGGGCCCCGCGCTCGTTGGTCACGACGTGAGCACGACACCACCTGTACTTGCCGCAGAGCTGGCGCAGGCGTGGGCCGACATTCAGCGGTACCACCCCGAGCTGCCCGATCTCGCCGCACCCGAGTCCCTGATCGGAGAGTCCTCGTCCGCCTGTGGCGCCGAACTCTCCTTCGAGCGACTGCTCCATGAGGCAGTCCACGGCATCGCCGCCGCGCGAGGTGTCCGCGACACCTCGCGCGCCGGCCGCTATCACAACCGACGATTCCTGGCGATCGCCGAGGAGCTGGGCCTCGACCATGCCGAGGAGCCCCATCCCAGCAGCGGCTTCTCGCTGGTCACGCTCAACCCCGAGGCCAAGCGCCGCTACCGGCCGACGACGGAACGGCTGCAGCGCGCCCTCAAGGCGCACACCGTGGCCACCGCCGCCGACACCAAGCGCTCCTTCCGCGGCCCCGCTGCCCGGCACGGCTCCTCCGGAGGGGGCGTGCGGGTCAAGGCCGTGTGCGACTGCGGCCGCAATGTGCGCGTGGTCCCCTCGGTCCTCGCGCAGGCCCCGATCGTCTGCGGCGGCTGCGGAAAGCCGTTCCGTATCCCGGAGACAGCGGTCGCGGTGGGGTGAGCCGATGTGGTGTGGCACAATGGCTAGCTGTACTCGACAGTCGCACAGGACCCCTCTCTCCTCCGGCTGACGCGTCCATCGGGCACCCGAGTACCGCAACCCCACGTGGCATCTTCGTTGTGCCCAACCACGTCATAGACCAGGAGACACCACTTCCGTGGCAGTCAAGATCAAGCTGAAGCGTCTGGGCAAGATCCGTTCGCCTCACTACCGCATCGTCGTCGCCGACTCCCGTACCCGCCGTGACGGCCGGGCCATCGAGGAGATCGGCCTGTACCACCCGGTGCAGAACCCGTCGCGCATCGAGGTCAACTCGGAGCGTGCGCAGTACTGGCTGTCCGTCGGCGCCCAGCCGACCGAGCCGGTTCTCGCGATCCTGAAGCTCACCGGCGACTGGCAGGCGCACAAGGGCCTCCCGGCCCCCGCGCCGCTGCTGCAGCCGGAGCCCAAGGCCGACAAGCGCGCCCTGTTCGAGGCCCTCTCCAGCGATGGTGAGGAGTCGAAGGGCGAGGCCATCACGCCGAAGGCGAAGAAGGCCGACAAGAAGGCGGACGAGGCTGCTGACGCTGCCGCGCCCGCCGAGTCGACCGAGGCCTGAGCATGCTCGAGGAGGCTCTCGAGCACCTCGTGAAAGGCATCGTCGACAACCCCGACGACGTGCAGGTCGCCTCGCGCAACCTGCGCCGTGGACGTGTGCTGGAGGTCCGGGTCCACCCCGATGACCTCGGCAAGGTGATCGGCCGCAACGGCCGCACCGCACGCGCGCTGCGTACCGTCGTGGGCGCCATCGGCGGCCGTGGTATCCGCGTCGACCTCGTCGATGTGGATCAGGTTCGCTGACAGAGTTGAACACCGGCACGGGCCGGGGAGGGCC is a genomic window of Streptomyces sp. NBC_00708 containing:
- a CDS encoding RNA-binding protein; this translates as MLEEALEHLVKGIVDNPDDVQVASRNLRRGRVLEVRVHPDDLGKVIGRNGRTARALRTVVGAIGGRGIRVDLVDVDQVR
- a CDS encoding SAM-dependent methyltransferase, giving the protein MTPTLVRHHRRTEPSAPADGASRARDWAEIQERMLAPLYEAVYTRLEVGPTTRMLALGCGSGLALLMAAGRGARVTGVDTDPDRLALARARLLPAPGDHASPAPGPLLTDSVAASADGGPHNLITAFTPIGCEAGDGEELVRALEAAVPSADRGATVVLTGWGPPERCTTEAVLRVAGRLADDGRAPGGGWRGPRRDDLEDVAFRAGLKPDGSGRVACPFGYADMDSAVRGLLSTRLFEAAVRATDRWQVEKELAEALHPHRRPDGTVWMSNVFRYLVCTT
- the rpsP gene encoding 30S ribosomal protein S16 produces the protein MAVKIKLKRLGKIRSPHYRIVVADSRTRRDGRAIEEIGLYHPVQNPSRIEVNSERAQYWLSVGAQPTEPVLAILKLTGDWQAHKGLPAPAPLLQPEPKADKRALFEALSSDGEESKGEAITPKAKKADKKADEAADAAAPAESTEA
- the ffh gene encoding signal recognition particle protein, whose product is MFDTLSDRLAATFKNLRGKGRLSEADIDATAREIRIALLEADVALPVVRSFIANVKERARGVEVSQALNPAQQVVKIVNEELISILGGETRRLRFAKNPPTVIMLAGLQGAGKTTLAGKLGLWLKGQGHSPLLVACDLQRPNAVNQLSVVADRAGVAVYAPEPGNGVGDPVQVAKDSIEYARSKQYDVVVVDTAGRLGIDQELMQQAADIRDAVSPDEILFVVDAMIGQDAVNTAEAFRDGVGFDGVVLSKLDGDARGGAALSIAHVTGKQIMFASNGEKLDEFDAFHPDRMASRILDMGDLLTLIEQAEKTFSQEEAAKMASKLASSKGKDFTFDDFLAQMEQVRKMGSISKLLGMLPGMGQIKDQINNIDERDIDRMAAIIKSMTPKERAEPTIINGSRRARIAKGSGSEVSAVKGLVERFFEARKMMSKMAQGGGMPGMPGMPGMGGGPGRQKKQVKQAKGKRKSGNPMKRKAEEQAAAARREAAQNGVPGLPAGQDAQNFELPDEFKKFMG